A genomic segment from Ignavibacteriales bacterium encodes:
- a CDS encoding toprim domain-containing protein, whose protein sequence is MYNNSKVPQSNKTIDELKSKINAIPAEQIAGKLKLNLTKTGYSLQGNCPSGHTSTNGRCFSINTKNNYWHCFNCNAGGDYIELIKAAKKIDFIPALEWLATEFNLGPVPKGKDFTPPSPEEIIQRERDRAYSELYEEVYTYLHEKLFELEGRHALEYLINERKYDKDILKETEFCGWTSVPNIRDHLKIIFPDAYNLINSLSLNGHNGDIYDIAIPYRDRKGMITGFIKRSSKPLGEPIFNMDKTPKLGSDGKQILSRYDSTTGISKKDLFNLDKIHKQDTVLIVEGYPDAAYLIKAGLDNIVALGQGILSQTHIAGLVAKKVKNVILALDNDGVGPVNTEEAIKLLLEKSDIVPFILNPEKLKPHKDPDEYIRANGIKEFKNLLKECEKGLRWLCTRYADADVIKDPIQREEAKNKLLELSLIVKDPEDLADIKNIFIKNFNIAKSDVNDLIKSVKEEKNLKDFKKITSSSDSADQRYFPFIEKNTSSYAYFDKTADSVHLGVTKDILSNILLSAQQRTPEIFPALKADFDVTFNERYDLEKEMFNFFTPTEYMKLNKTEEFLNPVKEFPHIYRLLINLIPKYKERKRFLNWLAGILQTRMKQQTAWVFKSDQGAGKNLMLSYILKPLFGSKQVAMVNDSQLASEFNPWLQNAILIAFNEIAHDNNTRNSVKSTIKTIITEDEVTINEKNVKNFTITNYVNCIFFSNEKIPVFVEDKDRRLNIVTAAGVLRNYEWFNKNPEAFIEDLKKELPKFAQFLMNYKYDAQLAKTVIDNDDKKALVSVGMNRYEEFAYHLKKVDVDWFNENIRKDIFGTPKSLEEKDVKESRILKSRALELYKNIYDQNYASLVDLGKKLKLYGIVSYRDKRDDSHYYQW, encoded by the coding sequence ATGTACAACAATTCAAAGGTACCACAAAGCAATAAAACAATTGATGAACTAAAAAGTAAAATCAATGCAATACCGGCAGAACAAATTGCTGGTAAATTAAAATTAAATCTAACAAAGACCGGTTACTCATTACAGGGTAATTGTCCCTCCGGCCATACATCTACAAATGGTAGATGCTTTTCTATAAATACAAAAAATAACTATTGGCACTGCTTCAACTGTAATGCAGGCGGTGACTACATTGAACTAATAAAGGCTGCTAAGAAGATAGATTTTATACCAGCCTTAGAATGGTTAGCTACTGAATTTAATTTAGGGCCTGTACCTAAAGGTAAAGATTTTACTCCTCCTAGTCCAGAAGAAATTATACAAAGAGAACGTGATAGAGCTTATAGTGAATTATATGAAGAAGTTTATACTTACTTACATGAAAAACTATTTGAACTAGAAGGACGTCATGCTTTAGAGTATTTAATTAATGAACGCAAGTATGATAAAGATATTTTAAAAGAAACTGAATTCTGTGGATGGACAAGCGTACCAAATATTCGTGATCATCTAAAAATAATTTTTCCAGATGCATATAACCTAATTAATTCTTTATCACTAAATGGTCACAACGGTGATATCTATGATATCGCAATACCATATAGAGATAGAAAAGGAATGATAACTGGTTTTATAAAGAGATCAAGTAAACCATTAGGTGAACCAATCTTTAATATGGATAAAACTCCTAAGTTAGGTAGCGATGGTAAACAAATTCTATCTAGATATGATAGTACAACCGGTATATCAAAAAAGGATCTTTTTAATTTAGATAAAATTCATAAACAAGATACAGTTCTTATCGTTGAAGGTTATCCAGATGCAGCTTATTTAATAAAAGCTGGGTTAGATAATATCGTTGCATTAGGTCAAGGTATATTAAGTCAAACTCATATTGCAGGGCTAGTGGCTAAAAAAGTAAAGAATGTTATACTTGCTTTAGATAATGATGGTGTTGGTCCAGTTAATACCGAAGAGGCTATTAAGTTATTGCTTGAAAAATCTGATATCGTTCCTTTTATACTAAATCCAGAAAAATTAAAACCACATAAAGATCCTGATGAATATATCAGAGCCAATGGAATAAAAGAATTCAAGAATTTATTAAAAGAGTGTGAAAAGGGCTTGCGTTGGTTATGCACTAGATATGCAGATGCTGATGTGATTAAAGATCCCATACAAAGAGAAGAGGCTAAGAACAAATTATTAGAGCTTAGTTTGATTGTGAAAGATCCTGAAGATTTAGCTGACATCAAAAATATCTTCATAAAAAACTTTAACATAGCAAAGTCTGATGTAAATGATTTGATTAAATCAGTTAAAGAAGAAAAGAACTTAAAAGATTTTAAGAAGATTACTAGCTCAAGTGATAGTGCTGATCAAAGGTATTTTCCATTCATAGAAAAAAACACCAGCTCATATGCTTACTTTGATAAAACAGCAGATTCAGTGCATTTGGGTGTTACTAAGGATATCTTATCTAATATTTTATTGAGTGCACAACAACGCACCCCTGAAATCTTTCCAGCATTAAAAGCAGATTTTGATGTTACTTTTAATGAAAGATATGATTTAGAAAAAGAGATGTTCAACTTTTTCACACCAACAGAATATATGAAGCTGAACAAGACTGAAGAATTTCTTAACCCGGTAAAAGAATTTCCGCACATTTATCGCTTACTCATCAATTTAATTCCAAAGTATAAAGAGCGTAAACGTTTTCTGAACTGGCTTGCTGGAATATTACAGACAAGGATGAAACAGCAAACAGCCTGGGTGTTTAAGAGTGATCAAGGTGCAGGAAAAAACCTTATGCTTTCATACATACTAAAACCATTGTTTGGTAGTAAACAGGTTGCGATGGTAAATGACTCACAGTTAGCCAGTGAGTTTAATCCCTGGTTACAGAATGCAATACTAATAGCCTTTAATGAAATAGCTCACGATAATAACACTCGTAATTCAGTTAAGTCCACTATTAAAACAATTATTACTGAAGATGAAGTAACGATAAATGAAAAGAATGTTAAAAACTTTACGATAACTAATTATGTTAACTGCATCTTCTTTAGTAATGAAAAAATTCCGGTATTTGTTGAAGATAAAGATAGAAGGTTAAATATAGTTACTGCTGCAGGTGTACTTCGTAACTATGAATGGTTTAATAAAAACCCTGAAGCTTTTATAGAAGACTTAAAAAAAGAGCTGCCAAAATTTGCTCAATTCTTAATGAATTATAAATATGATGCTCAATTGGCAAAAACTGTTATTGATAATGATGATAAGAAAGCTTTAGTAAGTGTGGGAATGAATAGGTACGAAGAATTTGCTTATCATCTGAAGAAAGTGGATGTGGATTGGTTTAATGAAAATATCCGTAAAGATATATTTGGAACACCTAAGTCGCTAGAAGAAAAAGATGTTAAGGAAAGTAGAATATTAAAATCCAGAGCATTGGAATTGTATAAAAACATTTATGATCAGAATTATGCTTCTCTGGTTGATCTAGGAAAGAAACTCAAGTTATACGGGATAGTTTCTTATAGAGATAAAAGGGATGATAGCCATTACTATCAATGGTGA
- a CDS encoding recombinase family protein has protein sequence MNRVIIYARVSTKEQNVDMQLSDLKSYAELRRLNVVEVYIDYASGAKSDRVNYQKLFNDVRKRKTEVVLVWKFDRFARSTKELINALEEFNSLGVDFISYKENVDTSTPAGKILFTMISAFAEFERSIIRERVIAGMEKARVRGVRIGRPKIPPFTKQQIIMLKASGLTYKEIIKKVKISKSAYFEILKKM, from the coding sequence ATGAATCGAGTTATCATTTATGCTCGAGTATCCACTAAAGAACAAAATGTGGATATGCAGCTGTCAGATTTAAAGTCATATGCAGAATTAAGGAGATTAAACGTCGTCGAAGTTTATATTGACTATGCTTCAGGTGCTAAATCAGATCGTGTGAATTATCAAAAATTATTTAATGATGTTCGCAAAAGAAAAACCGAAGTTGTATTGGTATGGAAGTTTGATCGTTTTGCTCGAAGTACTAAGGAATTAATAAATGCTTTAGAAGAATTTAATAGTCTTGGTGTGGATTTCATTAGTTACAAAGAAAATGTTGACACCTCAACTCCAGCAGGCAAAATATTATTTACTATGATTTCAGCATTTGCTGAATTTGAAAGATCAATAATACGTGAAAGAGTAATTGCAGGAATGGAAAAGGCTAGGGTACGTGGGGTAAGAATTGGGAGGCCAAAAATTCCGCCATTTACAAAACAGCAGATTATTATGCTAAAAGCAAGTGGATTGACGTATAAAGAAATAATTAAGAAAGTAAAAATTTCAAAAAGTGCTTACTTTGAAATTTTGAAAAAGATGTAA